One Sanguibacter keddieii DSM 10542 genomic window carries:
- a CDS encoding T3SS effector HopA1 family protein, whose translation MSTTTTLLPDDLLTALGTVVVSDGGRSVTVGDADPIEGPSAAAVRTAFAGKLYEVLHTGPRSDAEDGIPRSWRDARLEQRLEEATPHQTVVRTVPLGLLPHPTGSHLVAVVDGVRFAVDRDLLVGDLPAEVRDGAVTEWTGQVRLPAVRPGLSPGFFLVDGSVGRPHGEPVLRVYLHVRSETSAPEVWRTVLTALEGEGAAYRAKIGSHAALYPRRDAMVVYLGRSSWHLVGALLRLAQTLDGIGDETSLLARRVGPGVGVAFEPADRRTGWTNLSFGEHRCHAIVDGILSQAGAEHLRGSDVPEAVASSLAEAGVVPGEPWRNVDSPDVDLSAAQPG comes from the coding sequence ATGAGCACCACGACCACGCTGCTCCCTGACGACCTCCTGACGGCGCTCGGGACCGTCGTCGTCTCCGACGGCGGGCGCTCCGTGACGGTCGGTGACGCCGACCCGATCGAGGGACCGTCCGCCGCCGCCGTGCGCACCGCCTTCGCGGGAAAGCTCTACGAGGTGCTGCACACCGGTCCGCGGTCGGACGCCGAGGACGGCATCCCGCGCTCCTGGCGCGACGCCCGGCTCGAGCAGCGGCTCGAGGAGGCCACACCGCACCAGACAGTGGTGCGTACCGTGCCGCTGGGTCTGCTGCCGCACCCGACCGGCAGCCACCTGGTGGCCGTCGTCGACGGCGTGCGCTTCGCCGTCGACCGTGACCTGCTCGTCGGCGACCTGCCGGCGGAGGTCCGTGACGGAGCGGTGACCGAGTGGACCGGGCAGGTGCGGCTGCCGGCCGTCCGTCCGGGCCTGTCGCCAGGGTTCTTCCTCGTGGACGGGTCGGTCGGTCGTCCGCACGGCGAGCCTGTGCTGCGGGTGTACCTGCACGTGCGGAGCGAGACGAGCGCGCCCGAGGTGTGGCGGACCGTGCTCACCGCCCTCGAGGGCGAGGGAGCCGCCTACCGGGCGAAGATCGGGTCGCACGCCGCGCTGTACCCGCGTCGGGACGCGATGGTCGTCTACCTCGGACGTTCGTCGTGGCACCTGGTCGGAGCCCTGCTGCGCCTCGCCCAGACCCTCGACGGGATCGGCGACGAGACCTCGCTGCTGGCCCGCAGGGTCGGGCCGGGTGTGGGTGTCGCCTTCGAGCCGGCGGACCGCCGGACCGGCTGGACCAACCTCAGCTTCGGCGAGCACCGGTGCCACGCGATCGTCGACGGCATCCTCTCCCAGGCTGGTGCCGAGCACCTGCGGGGGTCCGACGTGCCGGAGGCGGTCGCGTCGTCCCTCGCGGAGGCGGGTGTGGTGCCGGGCGAGCCGTGGCGCAACGTCGACTCGCCGGACGTCGACCTCTCGGCGGCACAGCCCGGCTGA